In Onthophagus taurus isolate NC chromosome 6, IU_Otau_3.0, whole genome shotgun sequence, a genomic segment contains:
- the LOC111427754 gene encoding zinc finger CCCH domain-containing protein 10-like yields MSDTSDDVKTEPSNDSSQDSICRDFSRGTCNRKFCKYKHETEVRSLNFCHDFQNATCPRPNCKFIHCTREEVEEYKKTGDMSNQILAEASRKSQLPGLLPVCNMFRKGACRRPVCKYRHITKEEEDNEIMELIRNNSNNQIRSTGNNVSGHEPQVIRFNPNDFSRNRIIVDDCNFGPTPPKRRFLSHQDVLDNGISTEIHHRRIGFRGYFAGNPPPGMLSRIDARTIMLEEENSMLHKEIAQLKRKVSDLTATNEFLLDQNATLRVTTKRNASVAGPAVTLANSLSQNTTPQVIRTVTASVATVPVSLATVTTCNPVSGNSVSISGCPAVSIAPPAQILAPSQQILVTTNQSNQLALANSSQAQLAIAQQNLANNLAQQAQPQLTSQAQQLALATTTQQLTSQAQHMANQQLALGNAPQQLTSQGQQIAIANGSQQIALTGSNQQLTLANTSQQLANQQLNTQAQQIALANTLASNTNQQLTSQAQQLALANTPQQLAVASVPQQLALASTNQQLLAAAQQNLGATQQLEMHRGSQMTAINTSQPIAMSNATQPMVSYPIMTQSMNHALSH; encoded by the exons ATGTCCGATACTTCGGACGATGTCAAAACGGAACCTTCAAACGATTCAAGTCAGGACAGTATTTGTAGAGATTTTTCCAGGGGAACTTGTAACAGAAAATTCTGCAAGTACAAGCATGAAACTGAGGTGCGGTCTTTGAATTTCTGtcacgattttcaaaatgctaCATGTCCTAGACCCAACTGCaa gTTTATTCATTGTACAAGAGAGGAAGTTGAAGAATACAAGAAAACTGGAGACATGTCCAATCAAATTTTAGCTGAGGCTTCAAGAAAAAGTCAGCTTCCTGGTTTGTTGCCGGTTTGTAATATGTTTAGAAAAGGTGCATGTCGGCGCCCTGTTTGTAAATATAGACACATTACAAAAGAAGAGGAAGATAATGAGATTATGGAGTTAATTAGGAACAATTCTAATAATCAAATTAGGAGCACTGGGAATAATGTTAGTGGACATGAGCCTCAAGTCATACGCTTTAATCCAAAtg attttAGTAGAAACCGAATAATTGTGGATGATTGCAACTTTGGACCAACCCCACCTAAGCGAAGATTTCTTTCTCATCAAGATGTATTGGATAATGGTATATCTACAGAAATTCATCACAGGAGAATTGGATTTAGAGGTTATTTTGCAGGAAATCCACCACCTGGGATGTTAAGTAGAATCGATGCACG gaCTATTATGCTGGAAGAAGAAAATAGTATGCTTCATAAAGAAATAGCTCAACTAAAACGAAAG GTGTCTGATTTGACGGCTactaatgaatttttattggaTCAAAACGCTACTTTGAGAGTCACCACTAAGAGGAATGCTTCTGTTGCAGGACCAGCTGTTACTCTAGCTAATTCTTTGTCACAAAATACAACTCCTCAA GTAATAAGAACTGTCACAGCAAGTGTCGCCACAGTTCCGGTTTCATTAGCAACAGTAACTACTTGCAATCCAGTTTCTGGAAATTCAGTTTCAATTTCCGGTTGTCCAGCGGTTAGCATCGCTCCTCCGGCTCAAATTTTAGCACCCAGTCAACAAATActtg TAACGACGAATCAATCGAATCAATTGGCTTTGGCGAATAGTTCCCAAGCCCAATTAGCAATAGCCCAACAAAACCTTGCAAATAATCTCGCCCAACAAGCCCAACCTCAGCTAACTTCTCAAGCTCAACAATTAGCCTTGGCAACGACAACTCAACAACTTACGTCTCAAGCCCAACATATGGCAAATCAACAGTTGGCTCTTGGAAATGCACCCCAACAATTAACTTCGCAAGGTCAACAAATCGCAATTGCTAATGGTAGTCAACAGATCGCGTTGACTGGAAGCAATCAACAGTTAACTTTAGCAAATACCTCCCAACAATTGGCTAATCAACAACTCAATACCCAAGCTCAACAAATAGCATTGGCGAACACTTTGGCATCTAATACCAACCAACAGTTGACGTCGCAGGCGCAGCAGTTAGCTTTGGCGAATACTCCACAGCAATTAGCCGTCGCCAGCGTTCCTCAACAGCTTGCGTTGGCCAGTACGAACCAACAGTTATTAGCAGCCGCCCAACAAAACTTGGGTGCGACTCAACAGTTGGAGATGCATAGAGGAAGTCAAATGACCGCGATTAATACCTCGCAACCTATAGCTATGTCAAATGCAACGCAACCGATGGTTTCTTATCCGATTATGACGCAGAGTATGAACCACGCGTTGTCTCACTGA
- the LOC111427757 gene encoding uncharacterized protein: MKTFLKILALNFLFNKIQAYNALPGDETCETLNSEINIVKEEYDELGRLVRSCSAEIGVNKCEGSCNSQVQPSVITPTGFLKECYCCRESFLREKVITLTHCYNPDGLRIMDQELQTMNVKLREPADCKCYKCAGTTDECQLTPVIHVLQYPGCIHKPIPSYACIGRCASYLQVSGSKIWQMERSCMCCQESGEREASVSLFCPKAKPGEKKFKKVTTKAPLECMCRPCIGFEESAVIPQEIAGYTDEGPLSNHFLKSTTQ; encoded by the exons ATGAAGACCTTCTTGAAAATCCTGGCgcttaactttttatttaataaaatacaagCTTATAACGCTTTACCCGGCGATGAAACTTGTGAAACATTAAATTCGGAAATAAACATTGTAAAAG agGAATATGATGAATTAGGAAGACTTGTAAGGAGTTGTAGCGCTGAAATTGGAGTAAATAAATGTGAAGGATCTTGTAATAGTCAAGTTCAGCCATCTGTGATAACAccaacaggatttttaaag GAGTGTTACTGCTGCCGTGAAAGTTTCCTTCGTGAAAAAGTAATAACATTAACTCATTGTTATAACCCAGATGGATTAAGAATTATGGATCAAGAACTTCAAACGATGAACGTTAAATTAAGAGAACCGGCAGattgtaaatgttataaatgtg CTGGGACAACGGATGAGTGTCAATTAACGCCGGTAATACACGTTTTACAATATCCAGGGTGTATTCACAAACCAATTCCAAGTTATGCATGTATAGGACGTTGTGCGTCTTATTTACAG GTGTCTGGAAGTAAAATCTGGCAGATGGAAAGGTCGTGTATGTGTTGTCAGGAATCAGGGGAACGTGAAGCTTCCGTTTCACTGTTTTGTCCAAAAGCTAAACCTGGTgagaagaaatttaaaaag GTGACCACAAAAGCCCCTTTAGAATGTATGTGCAGACCTTGTATTGGATTTGAAGAAAGTGCAGTTATACCACAAGAAATAGCAGGATATACGGACGAAGGACCTTTATCAAACCATTTCTTAAAATCAACAACtcaataa